A segment of the Phycisphaerae bacterium genome:
CGGTGGATCCGGAAAGCCGGACTTATCTGCGCGACCGGGCGATCGTGGAGTTGTTTTACGCGTGCGGACTGCGGGCTTCGGAGCTGTGCGGTCTGCGGGTCAGCGACGTCGATTTGAACGTGCGGGTGCTTCGGTGTTTCGGGAAGGGGAGCCGGGAGCGGATCGTGCCGATCGGGGAGCCGGCGTGCCGGGCTTTGGAGGCGTATTTGACGCGGCAGCGGCCGGAGATGGTGGACGATCCGCGGGTGAGCGGGATATTCGTGAGTTTGCGGGGCAAGCCGCTGGACCGGGTGATGGTCTGGCGGATCATCAAGCGGGCGGCGGCGGCGGCGGGATTGGGGGATCGGGTTTCGCCGCACACGTTGCGGCACAGTTTCGCTTCGCACGTTCTGGAAGGGGGAGCGGATCTGCGGATCGTGCAGGAGTTGCTGGGGCACGTGGACGTATCGACGACGCAGATTTACACACACATCGACCGCAAGCGTCTGAAGAACATTCACCGGCGGTTTCATCCGCGGGGTTAATCGCGGGCTGACCGGATCGGCATACGGCTCGCGGCGCATCATCTGCAGGGGGAGTCGCATGGGGAGAGTCGATCGGTAAAAAGAAAAAATGGAAGGTTCCGCCGTGGCCGAGAACCTTCCATTCTTTCGGACCTTGAAATTCATCAAGGCGACACGCCATTGGTGTCCTTCGGCGTGTCTTCTGCAGATGCTTACTTCCTGGCTGTCTTCTTCTTCTTCGTGGCTTTCTTCTTCGTGGCCTTCTTCTTGGTTGCTTTCTTCTTGGTGGTCTTCTTCGCGGCCTTCTTGGTCGCTTTCTTCTTCGTGGCTTTCTTCTTCGTGGCTTTCTTGGCTTTGGCCATAACATTACCTCCACAAAAGACACGGAAACCAAATTACCAAAGAGCATCAAGTACTCTTACTGAACTTTGTGGCCTAAAGTTACAGAATTGTCAAGAGAAAAAATGTCAAAATACGTTTGTCGGCATTCCGCTTTGGTCGGTTCCGACGGCGGTCGGAGCAGTCGGGAACCATTGCCGCTGGTTGAATATTCGGCAAATTGTTCGATGAGTCTTTACCACAGTCTGCCGTTGCCGATGATGCGAAGATGTTCGGCGAGAACATCAGAAGCGGTCGAGGCATGCATACATTGCGGGGGAGCGTTTCTATAGACAGGTTCGAGAGAGGCTATGGTGATGTTATAAAGAGGTTTTGTTTTTCGGGTTGGCCGGAGCATCGCCGCATCCGGCGCCGGGCGGACGGCGGTCTGAGGGGTTGAAGATTTTTTTCATTTCGAACGTCGGGACGTGTCGATGTGGCCAAACCGCCGGGCGCATGATAGACTCACAGTGACGTGAACGGACATGGAGAGGTCGCCGGATGGGCATAAAAAAAACGGAAGGAAAATGCGATGCGCGGCCGTCGGCGGTGGTGTTGCTGAGCGGCGGATTGGACTCGGCGGTCACGCTGGCGGTGGCGGTTCGGGAGGGTTTTGCATGTGAGGCGTTGACGTTCGTATACGGTCAACGTCACGGCCGCGAGGTCGAGTCGGCGCGTCGCGTGGCGCGTCAGGTGGGAGCGCGACATCACCGGGTGGTGTCGCTCGATCCGTCGCTGTTCGCCGGATCGGCGCTGACGGGCGGGCCGGCGGTGCCGCTGGACCGACCGGAGGAACGGATGGCCAGCGAGATTCCGTGCACTTACGTACCGGCGCGGAACACGGTTTTTCTGGCGTTGGCGCTGGCGTACGCCGAGGCGCGCGGGGCGTTTGACATTTTCATCGGGGCGAACGCGGTGGACTACAGCGGCTATCCGGATTGCCGGCCGGCGTTCATCGAGGCGTTCGAGCGTTTGGCCAATCTGGGCACCCGAAGCGGCGTGACGGGCGAAGGGCGTTTTCGCGTGCGGGCCCCGCTGATGGCCAAGAGCAAGGCGCAGATCGTCCGGATGGCGGTGGAACTGGGGGTGGATGCGTCGATCACGTGGAGCTGCTACAACCCGGACGATCGGGGCCGTCCGTGCGGGCGGTGCGATTCATGCCGCATTCGCCTTCGCGCGTTCGCAGAGGCGGGATTGACGGACCCGCTGTGCGGCGACGAGGGCGAGGTTTAGCGTCGCCGCTGGACGGCGGGACGTTTCTTGATGGTTTCGAGTCGTTCGACCAGGCGTGAAACGTCGGCGTCGGCGGCGAACTGGCGGCCGAGGGCGATGATCCGGTCGAGGTAGGCGGCCTTGGCGCTGCCGGGGGCGACCTGGGTGGCCAGGCCGCTGAGGATGTGCTTGACCGGATCGGTCATATCGAGGCCCGGCGCGCCGGCCTCGAGTATTTTTTCGAGGATCTGCAGGCCGGTATCGGTGACGGCGGCGTCGCCCTTGACGGTTCCCTTGGCGATCAGGCCGAGGGTTTCCTCATTGGGTGTGGCGGCGAGGTAGACCAGGATCATTCTGGCCGGTTCGACCATTTCGTCGCTGCGGCTGCTGCGGATGAGGGTTTTTTCCATCAGTCGCAAGCCTTCATCGGGATCCTTGCGGTGGACGGCGA
Coding sequences within it:
- the xerD gene encoding site-specific tyrosine recombinase XerD encodes the protein MSESESRDVRALARLVEQFLRHLSVERALSPLTLEAYRRDLGRLTGYLSGHGVDRPEEMTAAVLQSFLGDLTKQGYAPASRARTSAAIRTFLKFLFVSRLITVDPVTLLDSPKPAHRLPRVLSHEQMDRLLSSVDPESRTYLRDRAIVELFYACGLRASELCGLRVSDVDLNVRVLRCFGKGSRERIVPIGEPACRALEAYLTRQRPEMVDDPRVSGIFVSLRGKPLDRVMVWRIIKRAAAAAGLGDRVSPHTLRHSFASHVLEGGADLRIVQELLGHVDVSTTQIYTHIDRKRLKNIHRRFHPRG
- the queC gene encoding 7-cyano-7-deazaguanine synthase QueC encodes the protein MGIKKTEGKCDARPSAVVLLSGGLDSAVTLAVAVREGFACEALTFVYGQRHGREVESARRVARQVGARHHRVVSLDPSLFAGSALTGGPAVPLDRPEERMASEIPCTYVPARNTVFLALALAYAEARGAFDIFIGANAVDYSGYPDCRPAFIEAFERLANLGTRSGVTGEGRFRVRAPLMAKSKAQIVRMAVELGVDASITWSCYNPDDRGRPCGRCDSCRIRLRAFAEAGLTDPLCGDEGEV